The segment GTTATCAGGAATGTCGGGTACGCGGGATGGCTTCTCCTGAATGTAATGATAGTGTTCTTTATGGTAACGTTTATCACTAAAGACAATAAAGAAGATATCATACGTTTATATACTCTCAGCTTTTTTATCCTGGCGATTATCGGGCTTATCCAGTATATTACCCCGCAGATCGGCCTTCCCCCGATTTTCGTCAGCCAATGGTGGGTCAGGGATATTCTCCCGCGCGTCCACGCGTTTACCTACGAACCGTCGTACTACGCGACCTATCTCTTCCTGGGTATCCCGCTGACCATGATCCTGCTCGCGCTCGGGAAGCTGGCCGGCCTTCCGAAATGGTTATTCTATACGATGATCGCGACGGAAGTCATCGCGTTCTCGTTATGCTTCTCGCGCGTCAGCGTGGTTCTATTCCTGATATTTCTTGTGGGATATCTGATATATATATTAGCGCGCCAGATAAAAGAAAAAAAATTCAATCCGCATATGACGTTATCGTTCCTAGTACCCCTGATTGTACTCGGGGCGACCCTTCTTTTCATGGATATCCGGCTCAAGCAGGTGAAGGAGGGCGTGGATTCCTCGTTCTTCCTCCAGAACACGGGGTGGGACGAGGAGGATATTACGCAGGGGAACTCGTTTAAATCCCGTCTTGACGGGATGCGGAAGACGTTCGACGTGTTTCTGCAAAACCCGGTCATCGGGGTATCGCTGGGCGGGATAGCCCCGTGGATAGCGAAAACACAGGTCTCGAATATTTCGTCGAACGCG is part of the Brevinematales bacterium genome and harbors:
- a CDS encoding O-antigen ligase family protein, yielding MKKRSVLEIVFLAVLFGIFLLSSLDNIGNIKVLGFTVRFVYLFVLIGGGLASYRWIKQKKINLPEGILFLGIWTALILAFIPNTPLVIRNVGYAGWLLLNVMIVFFMVTFITKDNKEDIIRLYTLSFFILAIIGLIQYITPQIGLPPIFVSQWWVRDILPRVHAFTYEPSYYATYLFLGIPLTMILLALGKLAGLPKWLFYTMIATEVIAFSLCFSRVSVVLFLIFLVGYLIYILARQIKEKKFNPHMTLSFLVPLIVLGATLLFMDIRLKQVKEGVDSSFFLQNTGWDEEDITQGNSFKSRLDGMRKTFDVFLQNPVIGVSLGGIAPWIAKTQVSNISSNAQVKASEGNNVLLEILAASGVAGFILFCAYMIMISRYILKKNPPSGDKDYYSGLFVGFILAFIMMIENQNILRPYIWAHIALISAFIRLMKDETTVEKKS